A stretch of Candidatus Effluviviaceae Genus V sp. DNA encodes these proteins:
- the lipA gene encoding lipoyl synthase, which yields MQSGDRLRERPRLPSWLTKPLSDPARVRAVRQTLARCHLNTVCDEAKCPNRVDCFTRGTATFMVLGDACTRDCRFCAVRHTTPVSVDDDEPERVAEAARLLGLSFVVLTSVTRDDLPDGGAGHFAATVDAVRRALPQAGIEVLVPDFHGSRESIDRVLDPGPDVFGHNVETVSRLYAAARPEADYARTLSVLRYVAEMPHAPIVKSAMMLGLGETTSEIESTLRDLRTAGVEILCLGQYLSPSDVHLPVERFVPPEEFDQLADLARDMGFAAVASGPFVRSSYLADESAARARDERTTQTTFARRKEHA from the coding sequence GTGCAGAGTGGAGACCGGTTGAGAGAACGACCGAGACTACCTTCCTGGCTGACCAAACCGCTGTCGGATCCCGCGCGTGTGCGGGCCGTCCGTCAGACGCTGGCCCGATGTCATCTCAACACCGTCTGCGACGAGGCGAAGTGCCCCAATCGTGTGGATTGCTTCACGCGGGGCACCGCGACGTTCATGGTTCTCGGTGACGCGTGCACGCGGGACTGCCGTTTCTGCGCGGTGCGGCACACGACGCCCGTGAGCGTCGACGATGATGAGCCCGAGAGGGTCGCCGAGGCGGCGCGCTTGCTCGGCCTCTCTTTCGTTGTGCTCACCTCGGTGACCCGGGACGACCTCCCGGACGGGGGCGCCGGTCACTTCGCGGCTACGGTCGATGCGGTGCGCCGCGCTCTCCCGCAGGCCGGCATCGAGGTCCTCGTTCCGGACTTCCATGGCAGCAGGGAGTCGATCGACAGGGTGCTGGACCCTGGTCCCGACGTCTTCGGACACAACGTCGAGACCGTCTCGAGGCTCTACGCAGCGGCACGTCCTGAGGCGGACTACGCGCGAACACTGTCGGTTCTGAGATACGTTGCTGAGATGCCACACGCACCGATCGTGAAATCGGCCATGATGCTCGGTCTGGGCGAGACGACGTCGGAGATCGAGTCGACGCTTCGGGACCTCCGGACCGCGGGGGTCGAGATACTCTGCCTGGGACAGTACCTGAGTCCCTCCGATGTGCATCTTCCGGTCGAGCGGTTCGTTCCGCCCGAGGAGTTCGACCAGCTGGCCGACCTGGCCCGTGACATGGGGTTCGCTGCGGTGGCCTCAGGCCCGTTCGTCCGCAGCTCGTATCTGGCCGATGAATCGGCGGCCAGGGCACGTGACGAGAGAACTACCCAGACGACCTTCGCCCGGCGAAAGGAGCACGCATGA
- the rpoN gene encoding RNA polymerase factor sigma-54: MEMKQHVGMKMQQQLVMTPRLQMALKILQVSTLELEQFLKNELLQNPLLERLEEGDEPESEEQEESSSEESGDDDSGKESTADSESEQADAGEDERPDDAGDLDWDDYLDDVYSHAYGQNLARDEDDEVERVPVAVATFEDALKNQLHMECAEEDILGIGEYIIDELDSDGYVRDSVSEMAELLRAEPEKVERALEIVQSLDPPGIAARDIEECLLNQLSRKDMGDSLAARVVMEAFDDLKACKHDQIRRRLGVTTDELREAINIISKLNPRPRTDPTLPDPAYITPDLVVEEVDGEYVVYLNDSHIPRVRISPTYRRALADGASGEGRDFISKKLKAARWIVQSIENRRRTMVRVMESIVRAQRGFFEKGVSALRPLTLQQIADDVGMHESTVSRVTRGKYVQTTRGTLELKYFFSSGIKTRDGTEMSSKAVKDAMREIISKEDKHKPLSDQKIAGELKRIGFTISRRAVAKYRDQMNILPARLRKEI; the protein is encoded by the coding sequence ATGGAGATGAAACAGCACGTCGGCATGAAGATGCAGCAGCAGCTCGTCATGACGCCGCGGCTGCAGATGGCGCTGAAGATCCTCCAGGTCTCCACGCTCGAGCTCGAGCAGTTCCTGAAGAACGAGCTTCTGCAGAATCCGCTTCTGGAGCGGCTCGAGGAGGGCGACGAGCCCGAGAGCGAGGAGCAGGAGGAGTCCTCGAGCGAAGAGAGCGGGGACGACGATTCGGGCAAGGAGTCGACGGCCGACTCGGAGTCCGAGCAGGCCGATGCGGGTGAGGACGAGCGTCCGGACGACGCGGGTGACCTCGACTGGGACGACTACCTGGACGACGTCTATTCGCACGCCTACGGACAGAACCTGGCACGTGACGAGGACGACGAGGTCGAACGCGTGCCCGTCGCCGTCGCTACTTTTGAGGACGCGCTGAAGAACCAGCTCCACATGGAGTGCGCCGAGGAGGACATTCTCGGTATCGGCGAGTACATCATCGACGAACTCGACAGCGACGGCTACGTGCGCGACTCCGTCAGCGAGATGGCGGAGCTCCTTCGCGCAGAGCCCGAGAAGGTCGAACGCGCGCTCGAGATCGTGCAGTCGCTCGACCCGCCGGGGATCGCCGCGCGCGACATCGAGGAGTGTCTTCTCAATCAGCTCAGTCGCAAGGACATGGGCGACAGTCTGGCCGCCCGCGTGGTCATGGAGGCCTTCGACGACCTCAAGGCGTGCAAGCATGACCAGATCCGGCGCAGGCTGGGGGTGACGACCGACGAGCTGAGAGAGGCCATCAACATCATCTCGAAGCTCAACCCGCGCCCGAGGACCGACCCGACGCTTCCCGATCCGGCCTATATCACCCCCGATCTCGTCGTGGAGGAGGTCGACGGAGAGTACGTGGTCTACCTCAACGACTCGCACATCCCGCGCGTGCGGATCAGCCCGACCTATCGCAGGGCGCTGGCCGACGGCGCCAGCGGAGAGGGACGCGACTTCATATCGAAGAAGCTCAAGGCCGCGCGCTGGATCGTCCAGAGCATAGAGAACAGGCGGCGGACGATGGTGCGCGTCATGGAGTCGATCGTGCGCGCTCAGCGCGGCTTCTTCGAGAAGGGTGTATCTGCGCTCAGGCCTTTGACCCTGCAGCAGATCGCGGATGATGTCGGCATGCACGAGTCGACGGTCAGCCGGGTGACCCGCGGCAAGTACGTCCAGACGACCAGGGGCACCCTCGAACTCAAGTACTTCTTCTCGAGCGGCATCAAGACGCGGGACGGGACGGAGATGTCCTCCAAGGCCGTCAAGGACGCGATGCGGGAGATCATCAGCAAGGAGGACAAGCACAAGCCGCTCTCCGACCAGAAGATCGCCGGTGAACTCAAGAGAATCGGATTCACCATCTCGCGCCGAGCGGTCGCCAAGTACCGCGACCAGATGAACATACTCCCGGCGCGGCTGCGCAAGGAGATATGA